In Nitratireductor mangrovi, the genomic window ACGGACATCTTGCCGTGCTTTTCGCTGATCGAACGCAGGTACGCCTCGGACGCAACACGACCATGCTGATAAAGGCGATCGGGGCGGCCGCCGATACGCTGCTTCAGCTCCAGTCCGGAACGGTGTGGGGCCGGGCCGAACGTGGCGGGGTTGGCCTGACACTGGAAACCCCGGCCGCGTCCGCTGCCATTCGCGGCACCGACTGGACACTCACCGTCGACGGCGACGGCAAGACATCTCTGATCGTGCTGGAGGGCCTGGTCGAGCTTTCCAATCCGTATGGCTCGGTCAGCGTCGCCCAGGGCGAAGCGGCCGTCGCCTCGATCGGGCAGGCGCCGACCAAGCTGGTGATCGTCGACCCCGACGACCGCGAGCAGATGCTCTTTTATCTGTCGCTGCGGCGCTCCTTCGGCTGGATGCCGGCCTCGACGCTGCCGCAAGCGGGGCAGCGGGAGGAGCGGGCGCGGATCGAAGCCCTTCCAGACGATGCGCGCAGTGCAGAGGATCGCGTGTTGCTCGCCGAAACCGCACTGGCCGTCGAAGGAATCGCCGGGACAGCGGAAGCGCTCGCCCGCGCCCGCCAATCAGCGCGGACGGAGGCGCAGCAGGCGCGGCTTGATCTCGTTGCGGCGCTGCTCGCAGGAGCGGAACAGCGCTTCGATGAGGCGGCACAGCTGTTCGCCAAGGCGGCGCCGCGACTTGATCCGGAGCGGCGCGCCATTGCTCTCTATGGCGGCTACTTCGCACGCGCCCTAGCCTTTCCGGATCGCGTCGAGTCGCCGCCGCGCTTGGCCGGCAGTGGCCCGCGCGCCGCGCTCGCGGCAGCCTGGACCGCCGGCTTTCTCGAGAACATCGACGCCGCGATCGCCGTCATTGCGGAGGCCGAGCGGCGCTTTCCGGACGACCCAACCCTGCCGGCGGTGCGGGCGCAGCTTGCCCTGCTGCTCGACGACCGTGAACAGGTTCACGAGGCGATCGAACGAGCGCTCGCCCTTGATCCGGAGGAGCCTACCGCACTCGAGGCGCGCGCCAACTACCGGGCGGGCATTGAGGGCGACCTCGACGGCGCGTTGGCCGACCTTCAGAACGCCGCAGAAATCTCCCCTGGCACGACGTCGATCTGGAACGCGATGGGGATCGTCGAGATGACGCGCGGAGCGGAGCGCGAGGCGGAAGCAGCCTTGCGCCGCGCCATCGCCCTCGATCCGCACGATCCTGTGACGCGGGCCAATCTCGCCATCCTGCTGCTCGATCAGGACCGCATCGAAGAGGCCCGTCAGGAGATCGACGAGGCCTTCGCCAACGATCCTTCCTTCGATGTCGGGCTGGTGGCGCGTGGCCGCTATCACCTGCAGGCCGGCAACCGCACGAAGGCCGTCGAAGACCTGCTTGCCGCCTCGACCGCGAACCCCGCCTATTCCCAGGCCCTGCTGCTGCTTGCGGCCGCCCATTTCGAGAACGGTAACCGCGAGGCCGGCGAGCAGGCACTCGAAAACGCGGAGCGTCTCGATCCCAACGACCCCGTCACCTCGATGCTGGCGACCGCCATCGCCATAGATGGTTATCAGTCCGACCGGGCAATCGCGGAGGCGCAGAAGGCGCTCGCGCGCTCCAAGGCGCGCGGCGGCCATTTCGCCTCACCGCGCGCCAACCGTGACGCCGGCTCGTTGCTCAACAGCGCCTTCCGGTTGCAGGGACTCGATGCCTGGGGCCGCTACTACGGCGATGCCGTCTTCGATCCTTTCGCGGGCGCCTCGCTTGTCGACCAGGCGGTTGCCGGAACTGTCAACCCTTTCGCGAGCGATCTGCGCTTCGGCGACGGCCCGGTCGAGCCGGCCCCGGGAGCCTACGCTTTCTCCTCACTCTTTCAGGGCCTGATGATGGCGCCCGAGATCCTGTCGGGCCGTTCGCTTTCGACCAACCTCCTGCGCCGCCCGTTCATCGAGGGCGCGATCGGCGGCGGCTACGCCGACAATGCCGGCGAGCCCGGCTGGCTCGGCACGTTCGAGGTCCAGTCCTTCACCACGACCCCGGTCCCCTGGAGCCTCTACGCCAATATCGAGGTCAGCGATAATGACGAGTTCCGCGAACGGTTCGCACCGGGCACGGATGTGCCCTATGTCGGCTTCGGCTATGAAGACCGCATCGCCAAGGGCACCGCTTATCTGACCGCGCGGCCGACGCCTTACGATCGGGTGGTGACTTTCCTCGACTACCGCGACCGCCGCGAAAGCCTGCTCGATGCGCTCGTGCTCGTAGACAGCCCCTTCCTTCCCTTTGACGCGATCGCTTATGACCGCAGGCTCGAAACCGAGGCGGTCACTGGCGGTATAGGCTGGAGTCACACCCTCGGCTACCGCAATGTCTTCAATGCTGCCGTCTTTGGCGCTCACCTTGACCAGACGAGCAGGGAAGCAGCCGATCTCGCGCTGTTGCCGTTCATTATCGGCACGCGCGAACTGGCCGCCTCGACCGCACAGGACACTTATCTCGCGGCTATCAACCACACCTATGGTCACGAGGATCTGACCTGGCGCTACGGTATCGAAGGCGGCTCTCTCCGCCAGCGGCGCGTCGAAGTCGACACGGAGGAATTGATTTTCCTCCCGCCAGTGACCACGATCGAAAGCCGTGAACTCGATCTGCGCTTCGGCCGCGCCTATGTCGACCTGGTTCACGAGCCGCGGCCTGACCTGAAGCTTGAGGCAGCACTGTTCGCAACGTTGCTCGACGGTGCGCTTGAAATTCAACGGCTCGAGCCGCGTTTCGGCGTCGCCTGGGCGCCCACCGACGGACATTGGCTGCGCGCAGGCTTCCTGCGCGAAACCGAGGCTGCAAGCACCCTCACCCTGGCGCCGATCGGCCTCCTCGGCCTGCAGGCCGGCAATCCCGCTCTCGACATCGGCGGCTATTCAGACACGATCGCACTGCGCTGGGACGCCGAATGGCACCCGCGCATTTTCACCACGATCGATTACCAGCACCAGGAACTGCACGGTCTCTCCATTCCCGTACCGGGCAGCATCGTCCCGATTGATGCGGCCGACGGGTTCGACCGCGGCCGCATCGATCGCGTCGCCGCCACCGCAAATGTCCACCTGGGCGCCGGCTTTGGCCTCTTTGGCACCGTCGCCTGGACAGACAGCAGCAACGAGACGCCCGGCGGCCCGGCCGGGCCGCTGCCTTTCGTGCCGACCTATGCGGCCCGCACCGGCATCACCTACGTCCATCCCGCCAACGTGAAAGCAACGATCGCGGCGAGCTATGTCGGCGAGCGCGTTGGTGATGCAGCCGGCACGGTTCTGGACGGCTACTGGACAACGGACGCCTTCCTCACCTGGGAAGGCCTCGACAAACGCTTCGTGCTCGAACTTGCCGGCTACAATCTTTTCGACGAAAGCTTTGAGGTGGCGACCAGCCTGCCAGGTTGGGGTCGGACTTTCGTCGGGACATTCAAGGTCCGCTTCTGATGGACGTTCCCCGTGGCCCGCGTGTCGGCTCTGCCGGACGCAGCCGCTTTGTGGTTATTGCCGCCATCCTGGCTTTGGCGATCGCGGCGCTGTCTTCCCAGACCGCGCCGTGGCGATTGCTGGAAGCGAGAGCTTTCGATTTCCTGTCAACCACCCTCCCGCCGGCGCGGCCGGCGGAGGGCCCTCTCATCATCGCCATCGACGAACCGTCTTTTGCAGAGATCGGCCTGCAATGGCCCTGGCCGCGCAGCCTTCACGCCCAACTCATCGCCGCGTTACGCAATGCGGGCGTACGGGCGATCGGTGTGGACATCATTTTTGCTGAGCCGTCCGATCCTGCGGCAGATAGTGCCTTGGCCGGGGCGATCGGGCCCGACATCGTGCTCGCTGCCGACGAGACCCTGATCGAGGGCCCCCATGCCGACCAGCTGGTGCGGGTCGAACCGCTGCCTGCGCTTCTGGTAAACGGTGGACGCCCCGGTGTGTCGTCAATCGTGCTCGATGGAGACGGCACGCTTCGCCGTATCCCCGCCTATGATGACGGCTTCGCCCGCCAACTGCTGGAAATCGCGGGTAATGTACCGGGCGTCCACCCTCCTGCCGGTGCCCTGATACAGGCCTACGGGCCGGCGCGCAGCTACGATACGGTTTCCTACTACCAGGCGCTTGTCCCTAGCGAGTTTCTGCCACCCGGCCACCTCGCCGGACGTGTGGTGATCATCGGGCTGTCGTTGCAATCGGCGCCTACCGTCGAAGCCGGCGGCGCGGACGCCTACGCGACTTCGTTCACCCCTCGGACCGGCCGGCTCGTCTCCGGGGCCGAGATTCAGGCGACCATCTTTGATAACCTTGCTGCGGGAAGCTTCATTCGTTCGGCATCGCTTCTGGTAACGCTCACGGCCATCGCTGCCGCGACCCTGGCCTCGGCTCTGCTCGTCTGGCATGGGACCGGCTGGCAGACCATCGCCGCCGGCGCGGCGACGGTGTTGTTTATTGCAGCGGCGGGGTTCATTGCCATCCGCGTCGGCCGGCTGCACGTTCCCACTCTGGCTCCAGGATTTGCCTTTGTGACGGTCGCGAGCGCAGTCGGAGCCCGCGACTTCGCAGCCGAGCGCCGCTTGCGGCGCTTCATCGCCCACGCCTTCTCGCAATATCTCGACCCGGCCCAGGTACGACGATTGGCGGCGGACCCATCCGGACTCAAGCTCGGCGGCGAGCGCAAGACCCTGACCGTGCTTTTTTCAGACGTGCGCGGCTTTACCACCATCGCCGAAAGCATGAAGCATGATCCAGAGCGGCTGACCGGGCTGATCAACAGGCTGCTGGACCCCCTGTCCGAGGCCATCCTCGCCCATGGTGGCACCATCGACAAATATATGGGTGACGCCGTCATGGCGTTCTGGAACGCACCACTCGACGATCCCGATCATGCCCTGCATGCGGTCCAGGCCGCGATCGCCATGGTCGCCGCCATCGAGCCTCTCAACGCCGAACTGGCAAGAGAGGGCCTCGGCGACGATCTTCGCTTCAAGATCGGCGTGGGCATCAACTCGGGCGACTGCATCGTCGGCAATATGGGCTCACGGCGGCGCTTCGATTACACCGCCATCGGCGACGCAGTGAACCTTGCCTCCCGGCTCGAAGGCCAGACCAAGGAACACGGAGTTTCTATTCTGCTCGGGGAGGAGACGGCCGCGCTCATCCATCACAACGTACCGTTGGTCGAGGTTGCCAGCATCCGCGTCAAGGGCAAGACCGAGGCCGTGACTGTCTACACCATCGGCGGCGTCTGACAGCTCCACTAGCACAAGCCTGTTGCCAACTGGCCCAGCGCCGGAATTGACCTCACCGCCAATCACAGGCCGAACGACGCCGTTGCCCATGCAAATGCAAACTTGGTCCAAAGCGCACCACTGCGAAAGGCCCGCTCAGTTGCATTGACGAGCCAGCTCGGCCTCTCTAGAAAATATGCAAATGAATATTTTCGTGCCGCAGAGCGGCCAAGCTGGGAGGAGCCACATGAAAAAGACAATTGCACTGGGAGCCTTGTTCGCGTTCGCCGCGACAGCGGCATCGGCGGAGGAAGTTACGCTCAAGGCGGCGAGCGCCTTTGCCGCCGGAACGGCCTTCGCACGGCCGTTCGAGGCCTTCGTTGACTGGATCAATGAAAACGGCAAAGGCGTGCTGCAGATCAACGTGGTCGGCGGGCCGGAAGCGGTGCCGCCGTTCGAACTCGGCAATGCCGTGTCCACCGGCGTGGTCGATCTCGCCAGCAACACCGCCGCCTTCTACACCAACCTGCTGCCTGAGGGCGACGCGCTGAAGCTCGCAACAAATACGATACAGGATCAGCGCGCCAATGGTTGTTACGACATTATCGACGAAATGCACCAGTCGAAGATGAATGTGAAATACCTCGCGCGCACCGGCGACAACATCAACTTCCACCTCTACCTGACCAAGCCGATCGACAAGCCCGACCTGAACGGGCTGACCATCCGCACCACTCCGGTCTACCAGGCAATGTTCAACGCACTCGGCGCCAACCTGGTGCGCACCGCTCCGGGCGAGGTCTACACCGCGCTTGAGCGTGGCACGATCGACGGCTACGGCTGGCCGATCCAGGGCGTGCTTGACCTCGGCTGGGACGAGCAGACCAAATATCGGGTCGATCCCGGCTTCTACCAGGTCGACGTCAACGTGATCGTCAATCTCGACAAGTGGAACGGGCTCGGCGACGAACAGAAGGCGCTTCTTGAACAGGCAGCCGAATGGATCGAGGCCAAGAATGCCGAAAACCTCGAAATCAACGCCAAGGAAGCCGCCGCCCAGTCCGACGCCGGCATCGAGGTGATCGCGTTCGAGGGCGAGGCTCGCGACGCCTGGCTGAACGCCGCCCAAAACGAAGGCTGGGCAGCCATCGCGGCGATCAATGCCGAGGCGGCCGAAAAGCTGCGCGCCTGCTTCTGAACTGACGCAAGCGGCGGGGTGATGTACCAGTGAACGGACTGGTGACGATCTTTCGCGTCGCAACGAACGCGCTCGCCATTCTGGCGGGCGCGATCCTTTTGGCCGTGGCGATTGCGATCAGCATCGACGTGACGCTGCGCGCCTGCTGTTCCAGCGCCATCCATGGCCTGACCGACATGACAGAACACGGGATCGCCGCCGTGACCTTCATGGCCGCGCCCTGGGTTCTGATGAAGAACGCCCATGTCGCCGTTGATCTTGTTACCATGGCGTTGCCCACTCCAATTCGCCGACACGTAGCGACGGTCGTGAACCTGTTTGGGGCAGCGGCGTCGGCAATCTTCTTCTGGTATGTGCTGCAGGCGCTGCTGACGGCCTTCGGACGTGGATCGATGGTGCGCGGCATCATCGTCGTCCCGGAATGGCTGACCTTCGTAGCGCCAAGCCTTTGCATGCTGCTGGTGGCGTTCGGCTTCCTGCTGCGTATTGGTCAGGAAACCAAGACGCATGAAGCGGCAGGGCTTTAGATCATGGATTGGTCGCTAATCCTGCTTTTGATGCTCGGCGGCCTCGTTGCGCTGCTGGCCGCCGGCTTGCCCGTCGCCTTCGCTTTCATCGCCGTCAACTTGGCCGGGGCCTTTCTCATCCTCGGGGGCGAGATTGGCCTTGTGCAGATGGCGCGCAATTCGGTCCAGTCGATCACCAGCTTCCAGCTGACGCCGATTCCCCTCTTCATCCTGATGGGCGAGATCCTGTTCCAGACCCGCGTCGCCCATCGCGCCATCGACGCGGTCGACCGGGTCGTCACCAGGATTCCCGGACGGCTTTCGATCGTTACTGTCTTCGCCGGCACCATCTTCGCTGCCCTGTCAGGCTCGACGATCGCCAACACGGCAATGCTCGGCTCCACATTACTGCCTTCCATGCTCAAGCGAGGCTATCACCCGACGCTGGCGATGGGACCGATCATGGCCTCTGGCGCGATCGCCATGCTGATCCCGCCATCGGCGCTGGCTGTCCTGGTCGGCAGTCTCGCCGGCATCTCGATCGCCGGGCTGCTGGTCGCGGGCATCCTGCCGGCGCTGCTGCTCTCGGCGGCCTTCGTCGCCATTATCGTCGTCTCCTCGCTTCTTAAACCCGACCTCGCGCCCCAGGACACGCTGCCGCCGATGTCGGCGTGGGAACGCTGGAAGCCGTTTGTCACCCACGTCCTGCCGCTTTCCGGCATATTCGTGGTGGTGATCGGCAGCCTGCTCGCCGGGCTCGCGACGCCGACTGAATCGGCCGCGCTTGGCTGCATCGCCGCGGTTATCGCCGGACTCGGCTACCGCTCGCTGACCGTGAAAAATCTCTCGGTGGCGGTGATGGAGACGGTGAAGCTGTCGGTGATGATCCTGTTCATCATCGCCGCCAGCCAGACCTTCAGCCAGATCCTGTCGTTCAGCGGCGCGACCAACGGCCTGATCAGCCTGATCAAGACGCTCGACTTGTCCACGGTCGAGATCCTGCTCGGCATGATCCTGATCCTGCTGTTCCTCGGCTGCTTCGTCGACCAGGTGAGCATGCTGATGGTGACGGTGCCGGTCTTCGTGCCGCTGGCACGCGCGGTCGGCATCGACGAGATGGTGCTCGGCGTGATGTACCTCCTGACCATGGAAATCGCGCTGCTAACCCCGCCGTTCGGCCTCCTGCTTTTCGTCATGCAGGGCGTCGCGCCGGACTGGATCCGGATGCGGCATATCTACGCCGCCGTGACTCCTTTCGTGGTGGTCAAGCTGCTGGTCCTGGTGCTGGTGCTGATGTTCCCGGCCCTCGGCACCTGGCTGCCAGCGCAGCTCGGGCGTTGATGGCGATGATGGCGGCCGCCATGGCCAACTTGCCGCGGGCACCGATTGCGAATAGTTCGGGCCCAACGGTCGCGAGGCCGACACGGACGATGAAATGACGGCAACCGAAAAGACAATCCGCGACGAACAGGTCCGTGCCGAACAGTCTGCCACGGCCAACGGCCGCAGGACGGTACTCGAGAACATCCTCCCGTACCTCATCAATCGCCTTACGTTTCGCATGAACCGTCTGCTCAACGAGGACTTGCGGGCCCGCGGCCTCAGCATGTCGCACTGGCGCGTGCTGGCTGTCCTGGATTCGGCCAAGTACGCGACAGTCAACGACCTGGCGGCCTATGCGATGATCGAGCAATCGACGCTCAGCCGCTTGGTCATGCGTATGGAAGAACAGGGACTGGTGCGTCGCGAGCGAACGGAACCCGACGGCCGAATCGTCAACGTGTCCATGACCTGTGAAGGCCGCATAACCTTTGAAAAGGTGCTCGCGGTGAGCCTGGCCCATTCCGAACGTGTCGTCATGGGCTTTTCCAGCAATGAGAAGGCCGCGCTCAAAAAGGCGGTCCGCCGCATGACCCGGAATCTCGACGCTTACCGTATCGGGTCCGACGGAAGCGTCGTCGAGGACCAAGCATAAGGACGGTCCAAGGCGGATTTGGCCTAGAGCAAGCTCGCAACAACCTTCCCGCATTCGCGCAAGGCATCGACACATTGCCTTAGATGCGCTTCGTCCCGTAACAACTCGCGATTGCACGAGATGCCCAGGGAGGCGACCTCTCCGGCCTCAGAGCGCACTGGCACCGCGACCGCAGCGACGCCGGCCTCGAATTCGCCGTCGACATGAGCGTAGCCCCTCGCCTTAGTTTCGGCGATGGCAAGCGCGATCTCGCCTCGGTCGAGCATGCTGAGTTCTGTGAAGCGCCGGAGCGACGCATGCGCGATCATCTGCGCGGCGACCTCGGGAGGGGCGGCCGCGACCAGTGCACGGCCGATCGCCGTCTGCAGCAGTGGAGCCCGGCTACCCACTGTGAAACCGATGCTCACCGAGCGCGTGTCGACCCCGGCATGAGCAACATAGACGGCATCATGCCCATCGATCATCGCCATCGAGATGGATTCCGATATCTGCCCGGAAAAGCTCCGCAAGAGCGGTTCGATCGTCCTGCCGAAGCGACGCGCCTGCAGGAAGCCGCCGGCCAGCACGAGAATGCGCGGCGTCAGCGAAAAGACGCGATCCTGCTGCTGGACATAGCCGAGATGAACGAGGGTCAGCACCAGTCGGCGCACGATCGCCCGATCAAGCCCCGTCTCCTTGGCGATTTGAGGCAGCGTCAGATGGCTGCGCTCGCTGTCGAAGACCTTCAGCACCGTCAGGCCCTTGGCGAACGTCAGCGAGATGTCCCGCTCGCTGAGATTTTCTCCGCCAAAGCCCGTCATGCCCTCTCCCACCTGCGACCTCGCCACGAGCAACTGCCCCTTGACGCGGAGTGGTGGGCAGACGTATCGTGATGATTATCGACAATTCGTGCGATAATCGCACAAGACATTCGGGAAAGCAAGCCCTTGCAAGCGACCCCTGACGCCGGCTGGCAGGAAGAAGCAGACCATTGACCGGCGTGGTCATCATCGGGGCATCCCACGCAGGTGTGCAGGCCGCGGCATCGCTCCGCCAGGCCGGCTGGCAGGACAAGATCACCCTGATCGGCGAGGAAACCGAACAGCCCTATCATCGCCCGCCTTTGTCCAAGGCGTTCTTGACCGGCGAGAAAAGCGCCGAGCAATTGTCTCTACGCGGCGAAGCCTTTTTCCGCGATCAGGAGATCATCTGGCTTTCCGGCGTCCGCGCCGAACGGCTCGATCCACGAGCGCGCAAGGTCACGACATCAGCCGGCGTCGTCGGCTACGACAGGCTGATCCTCGCCACTGGCTCGCGTGCCCGTGTCCTTGCCGTCCCCGGGGCCGAACTTGAAGGCGTCTTGTCGCTGCGCGACATCGCCGATGCCCGCCGGCTGAAGTCGGCCATTGGCGCCGGCGGCGAAATCGTCATTGTCGGTGGCGGCTATATCGGCCTTGAAGTCGCTGCCACCGCAGCGAAGGCGGGGCGCAAGGTTACCGTCCTGGAGTCTCAGGCCGAACTCCTCACCCGCTCCGCGCCGAGCGAGATCGCGAACTCTCTCGCGCAATATCACCGCCAGCACGGCGTTGAACTACGCTTCGGCGTCACGATCGAGGCCATCGAGGGCGATGCAGGCACCGTGCGCGGCGTGCGCCTTGCCGGCGGCGAACGGCTACCGGCAGACCTGGTCCTTGTCGGCATCGGCGGCATCGCCAACGCCGAACTTGCCATGGAGGCGGGGCTTGAACTGTCGGCAGGTGGCATCTTCGTCGACGGTCAAACGCAAGGCAATGCCGACGGTCTCTACGCAATCGGCGACTGCGCCACTTATCGCAACCCCTTCACCGATAGCGTAATGCGGCTTGAATCCGTCCAGAACGCTGTCGACCAGGCCAGGGCTGCGGCGGCCCACATTGCAAGCCAACCCGCACCGCCCGATACGGTTCCCTGGTTCTGGAGCGACCAGTACGACGTCAAGCTCCAGATCGCAGGCATCGCGCCGTCAGGCTGCCGTATGATCCTCCGAGGCGCCCCTGACAACAATGCGTGGTCGTTGGTCTGCCTCGACGGCGAACGTCTTGCCGCCTGTTTTTCCATCAACCGGCCGGCCGACCACATGGCCGCGCGCAGACTGATCGCGGCCCGCGCCCTGATCGATCCGCATGCCGCCACCGACCCCGACATCCCGCTCTTGAAGGCGGTCGCAGCATCGCCGTTGCGGCCCGCCGCCGAGTAGCCGACCTTTCCGATCCAGGAGGAACCCAGCCATGATGAGCCAGGAACAGAACGATCTGATCACCCGTGTGGGACCGGGAACCGGTGCCGGCGCCGTCCTGCGCAGATACTGGCAGCCTGCGGCGCTGAGCGAGGAACTGATGACGGCGCGCCCGGTGGTGCCGGTCACACTGCTTGGCGAAAAGCTGGTGCTTTTCCGCGATAACAAGGGCGACCTCGGTCTGATCGGGCGCCATTGTCCGCATCGCGGCGCCGATCTCTGCTACGGCCGCCGCGAGGACAACGGCCTGCGCTGCCCCTTCCACGGCTGGCATTTCGACCGCGACGGCCAGTGCGTGGAGCAACCGGGCGAGCCGGAAGGCAGCCAGATGCACAAGAACATCAGGACGGTCTCCTATCCGGTGGTTGAGAGGAACGGAATCGTCTTCGCCTATATGGGCCCGGGCGATCCACCGGCCTTCCCGGCCCTCGACTGCTTCGCCGCCCCCGACAGCCACGTCTTCGCCTTCAAGGGGCTGTGGGAATGCAACTGGCTGCAGGCCATGGAGGTCGGCATCGATCCCGCCCATGCCTCCTTCCTGCATCGCTTTCTGCAGGACGAGGATCCCTCCGAGGGTTACGGGAAACAGTTCCGTGACAAGGCGGCCAATACCGACATGCCGATGACGCAGCTGCTGCGCGAATACCCGCGGCCGGAGATCAGGGTCGAG contains:
- a CDS encoding TRAP transporter small permease, encoding MNGLVTIFRVATNALAILAGAILLAVAIAISIDVTLRACCSSAIHGLTDMTEHGIAAVTFMAAPWVLMKNAHVAVDLVTMALPTPIRRHVATVVNLFGAAASAIFFWYVLQALLTAFGRGSMVRGIIVVPEWLTFVAPSLCMLLVAFGFLLRIGQETKTHEAAGL
- a CDS encoding IclR family transcriptional regulator domain-containing protein, with translation MTGFGGENLSERDISLTFAKGLTVLKVFDSERSHLTLPQIAKETGLDRAIVRRLVLTLVHLGYVQQQDRVFSLTPRILVLAGGFLQARRFGRTIEPLLRSFSGQISESISMAMIDGHDAVYVAHAGVDTRSVSIGFTVGSRAPLLQTAIGRALVAAAPPEVAAQMIAHASLRRFTELSMLDRGEIALAIAETKARGYAHVDGEFEAGVAAVAVPVRSEAGEVASLGISCNRELLRDEAHLRQCVDALRECGKVVASLL
- a CDS encoding adenylate/guanylate cyclase domain-containing protein, with product MGSDFRRDIQGPLLMDVPRGPRVGSAGRSRFVVIAAILALAIAALSSQTAPWRLLEARAFDFLSTTLPPARPAEGPLIIAIDEPSFAEIGLQWPWPRSLHAQLIAALRNAGVRAIGVDIIFAEPSDPAADSALAGAIGPDIVLAADETLIEGPHADQLVRVEPLPALLVNGGRPGVSSIVLDGDGTLRRIPAYDDGFARQLLEIAGNVPGVHPPAGALIQAYGPARSYDTVSYYQALVPSEFLPPGHLAGRVVIIGLSLQSAPTVEAGGADAYATSFTPRTGRLVSGAEIQATIFDNLAAGSFIRSASLLVTLTAIAAATLASALLVWHGTGWQTIAAGAATVLFIAAAGFIAIRVGRLHVPTLAPGFAFVTVASAVGARDFAAERRLRRFIAHAFSQYLDPAQVRRLAADPSGLKLGGERKTLTVLFSDVRGFTTIAESMKHDPERLTGLINRLLDPLSEAILAHGGTIDKYMGDAVMAFWNAPLDDPDHALHAVQAAIAMVAAIEPLNAELAREGLGDDLRFKIGVGINSGDCIVGNMGSRRRFDYTAIGDAVNLASRLEGQTKEHGVSILLGEETAALIHHNVPLVEVASIRVKGKTEAVTVYTIGGV
- a CDS encoding TRAP transporter large permease, translating into MDWSLILLLMLGGLVALLAAGLPVAFAFIAVNLAGAFLILGGEIGLVQMARNSVQSITSFQLTPIPLFILMGEILFQTRVAHRAIDAVDRVVTRIPGRLSIVTVFAGTIFAALSGSTIANTAMLGSTLLPSMLKRGYHPTLAMGPIMASGAIAMLIPPSALAVLVGSLAGISIAGLLVAGILPALLLSAAFVAIIVVSSLLKPDLAPQDTLPPMSAWERWKPFVTHVLPLSGIFVVVIGSLLAGLATPTESAALGCIAAVIAGLGYRSLTVKNLSVAVMETVKLSVMILFIIAASQTFSQILSFSGATNGLISLIKTLDLSTVEILLGMILILLFLGCFVDQVSMLMVTVPVFVPLARAVGIDEMVLGVMYLLTMEIALLTPPFGLLLFVMQGVAPDWIRMRHIYAAVTPFVVVKLLVLVLVLMFPALGTWLPAQLGR
- a CDS encoding MarR family winged helix-turn-helix transcriptional regulator, which translates into the protein MTATEKTIRDEQVRAEQSATANGRRTVLENILPYLINRLTFRMNRLLNEDLRARGLSMSHWRVLAVLDSAKYATVNDLAAYAMIEQSTLSRLVMRMEEQGLVRRERTEPDGRIVNVSMTCEGRITFEKVLAVSLAHSERVVMGFSSNEKAALKKAVRRMTRNLDAYRIGSDGSVVEDQA
- the dctP gene encoding TRAP transporter substrate-binding protein DctP encodes the protein MKKTIALGALFAFAATAASAEEVTLKAASAFAAGTAFARPFEAFVDWINENGKGVLQINVVGGPEAVPPFELGNAVSTGVVDLASNTAAFYTNLLPEGDALKLATNTIQDQRANGCYDIIDEMHQSKMNVKYLARTGDNINFHLYLTKPIDKPDLNGLTIRTTPVYQAMFNALGANLVRTAPGEVYTALERGTIDGYGWPIQGVLDLGWDEQTKYRVDPGFYQVDVNVIVNLDKWNGLGDEQKALLEQAAEWIEAKNAENLEINAKEAAAQSDAGIEVIAFEGEARDAWLNAAQNEGWAAIAAINAEAAEKLRACF
- a CDS encoding NAD(P)/FAD-dependent oxidoreductase; its protein translation is MVIIGASHAGVQAAASLRQAGWQDKITLIGEETEQPYHRPPLSKAFLTGEKSAEQLSLRGEAFFRDQEIIWLSGVRAERLDPRARKVTTSAGVVGYDRLILATGSRARVLAVPGAELEGVLSLRDIADARRLKSAIGAGGEIVIVGGGYIGLEVAATAAKAGRKVTVLESQAELLTRSAPSEIANSLAQYHRQHGVELRFGVTIEAIEGDAGTVRGVRLAGGERLPADLVLVGIGGIANAELAMEAGLELSAGGIFVDGQTQGNADGLYAIGDCATYRNPFTDSVMRLESVQNAVDQARAAAAHIASQPAPPDTVPWFWSDQYDVKLQIAGIAPSGCRMILRGAPDNNAWSLVCLDGERLAACFSINRPADHMAARRLIAARALIDPHAATDPDIPLLKAVAASPLRPAAE
- a CDS encoding tetratricopeptide repeat protein; this encodes MITRKVGEEVSFIDLTGWRGVDVNQDLLPGDLLRTNAHGHLAVLFADRTQVRLGRNTTMLIKAIGAAADTLLQLQSGTVWGRAERGGVGLTLETPAASAAIRGTDWTLTVDGDGKTSLIVLEGLVELSNPYGSVSVAQGEAAVASIGQAPTKLVIVDPDDREQMLFYLSLRRSFGWMPASTLPQAGQREERARIEALPDDARSAEDRVLLAETALAVEGIAGTAEALARARQSARTEAQQARLDLVAALLAGAEQRFDEAAQLFAKAAPRLDPERRAIALYGGYFARALAFPDRVESPPRLAGSGPRAALAAAWTAGFLENIDAAIAVIAEAERRFPDDPTLPAVRAQLALLLDDREQVHEAIERALALDPEEPTALEARANYRAGIEGDLDGALADLQNAAEISPGTTSIWNAMGIVEMTRGAEREAEAALRRAIALDPHDPVTRANLAILLLDQDRIEEARQEIDEAFANDPSFDVGLVARGRYHLQAGNRTKAVEDLLAASTANPAYSQALLLLAAAHFENGNREAGEQALENAERLDPNDPVTSMLATAIAIDGYQSDRAIAEAQKALARSKARGGHFASPRANRDAGSLLNSAFRLQGLDAWGRYYGDAVFDPFAGASLVDQAVAGTVNPFASDLRFGDGPVEPAPGAYAFSSLFQGLMMAPEILSGRSLSTNLLRRPFIEGAIGGGYADNAGEPGWLGTFEVQSFTTTPVPWSLYANIEVSDNDEFRERFAPGTDVPYVGFGYEDRIAKGTAYLTARPTPYDRVVTFLDYRDRRESLLDALVLVDSPFLPFDAIAYDRRLETEAVTGGIGWSHTLGYRNVFNAAVFGAHLDQTSREAADLALLPFIIGTRELAASTAQDTYLAAINHTYGHEDLTWRYGIEGGSLRQRRVEVDTEELIFLPPVTTIESRELDLRFGRAYVDLVHEPRPDLKLEAALFATLLDGALEIQRLEPRFGVAWAPTDGHWLRAGFLRETEAASTLTLAPIGLLGLQAGNPALDIGGYSDTIALRWDAEWHPRIFTTIDYQHQELHGLSIPVPGSIVPIDAADGFDRGRIDRVAATANVHLGAGFGLFGTVAWTDSSNETPGGPAGPLPFVPTYAARTGITYVHPANVKATIAASYVGERVGDAAGTVLDGYWTTDAFLTWEGLDKRFVLELAGYNLFDESFEVATSLPGWGRTFVGTFKVRF